TCGTCTCCTGACAGACCGTCTGTATTTACAGGCTGCTTTTACTGtggaaaataaaagcaaatttcCAGTAACAGTTAATAAACCTGTCTTTTCGCGTTTGTGAGCGATTTTCGTTCAAACGCTCCTGCTTTTGACAAGAAAACATATACTCGGTGTGTGAGGCGCATCTTCAGCGCTGTGTGTTACACATGCTGCAGTTTCAGGCTTGACAAAAAGCTGATCTTCAAAGACAATTTCTAAATGCCAGGAAAATCCAGTCTCATCAAATACTACAGCTTAACAGCGGCCTGGGCTGTTATAGATTCATATCTGCTATATCTGGATAATCATATCTTCATCTGTTAGCAccacataataaaaacaaagaggCTCAATATTATTTATAGCTGCAAAATTAAAAGGAATTTCTGcactgaatgtatttgtttCAAATGTACGCATCAGGACCTCATTTACAAAATATATCACATGAACACAGTTTTGAGCAAAAGTGCTAAAACAGTGCGACCAAGTTGTGCTCGTGTGATATATGGCATCCATTTGGAACTGATGCACATTTGAATCCGTAAAAATTCAATGCATATCTTTTCTCCAGTGTCTCTTTCGCAGGAAAGACACGCTCCCTTCCATGAGCTCTTTCAGCTGTGCAGATGGATTTATGTCTCCTCATTCATACTCTGTGCTGCTCTGACCTTTTAGGTCGCCTGCCAGGAGGCCTCTGGAAGGAAGCTATCACGTGACTTGAGATGCCAGTGTTTTGCCAGAAGCCCGAACAGCCGCGATGCAGCTAATGAAACCCTTCCAGACAATGCAGAGCAAGTTATACAACATCGGCTCCGGCGCCTCGTTTCAGAGTGACGGCACGTTGGGACACAGTGACGCTCCCCGGGAAGACCACCGACAGAAGAATGTTTGTCCATTACTGTACCTTGGAAACGACACCCCGAATCACCTAAAGAAGAGCAGCGAGGACACTACTCTTCTCAGCCTTCCCGGTGAATCTCACCACAGCTTTATAGCATCACCCCTCCATCTCCCTGCATCACCAGCGCTACACAGCTCCTCTCTGCACAGCGGCCACATCAGCACTGCTTCAAAGCTCAGCTTTACTTTTGACGGCAAGCAGATCTTCCCCTGGATGACAGAGTCTAAGAGAAATCCCAAACAGAAAAGTCACAGCTTCTGCGATGCTTCTGTTAATGGTGGGTGAAGTTACAGCTGGAAGTCACTATACATCATGAACAGGCATAGCATTATTAGCATTACTCAACTTCACGCTTAAAGCCTTTAAAAGGACCTAATGACCAGTAAACTGTCAGTGTAAATAAAGTTCTTTGGAGAAACGTGGATGAACCACTTGAAGAACTGATTGTTTGAAGAATGTTTCAATAGATGGctttttgaagaaccattcGATCAGATGTGCGACGTGTGAAGAacacaaagtttaaagaacGTCCACATAACGTGAAACTTTTTAAGAACCATTTAGGGCGCTTTATTTCTGATAGTCCACAGTGTTtttgagaagaaagaaaatacagTACACATGCTTAAGACgatggttctgcaagggttcCCTAGTAAAGTCATTGGTTctgttcattgttttgtttagtaataaaaagggttctaccaCTGTTGGCATTGTAACAAtggcagaaccatttttggtgctatataagaccattttcaaaaaggttgtagAGCCATATGCAACATGGTGGAGAactttttcaccatgcaaataaccatttaaaCTATAATAGTTCTTATATTAGAGCCATTACCTTTGCTAAAGAATCATCGAATCTACCATAGACAGCAGTTTGGTcatgcattcatttatttgtttgtttgttcgttGGTTCCAGCGCTAATCAGTGCGTTCTGCTCGTGTTCTGTTGTTCTGCAGGCTCCAAAAGAACTCGCACTGCGTACACGAGCGCCCAGTTGgtggagctggagaaggagTTCCACTTCAGCCGCTACCTGTGCAGGCCTCGGCGCCTGGAGATGGCCAGTCTGCTGAACCTCAGTGAGAGACAGATCAAGATCTGGTTCCAGAACCGAAGGATGAAAcataaaaaagacaataaacTGAAAAGAAAGCCCCCCTCTCCCAACGCAAGCCCGCCCCGTTCCCTGCGAACGAACGTTAATAACCCGCCTTCAGAGACTCTGAATTCTCAGCCTGTTAGCGCTCCTCAAAGCCGTGTGTCCACTAGCAGCCAGGTTTTCCGAAATCGCGTGGATTCTTGGTGTCACACGCAGAGAAATAGATCTACAAATGACTCGAACTCTCCATTTGTaaatgatggtgatggtgttgTCTTCAATGACCACGGCTGCTTCAGTTATGTGGAGGGTAACCAAGGGGCTTTTATGACCTCCTGCGCGCCCCCAATCCACAGATTTACTCATTTTTCACACGTTTTGTCTCACAGTAGAGTTGAGCAGCACGAAAGCTGTCTGAATCGCAAATCCTGGTCCTCTGCTCAGCTCTAAAGCCATTTAATTTACTCTTCAGCCGCTTTGGCTCCCTTACTAAACAAATCAAACGTTTCGTTTAGTCtatctttgtactgtttttatttttgtttatttggatcagttttccttctttcttctcaGCAGAGCACCGATCGCAGCTTCAGCGCTGTGTCACTCAAAATCATCTCACTGTCGCTTGAAAGATTGATTATCGTCCAGCAGGCTGTCTCTGTGCTTCCCTGTGAGCAGGCATGGTTTACTGCTTTCAGATTTGTACCTGTTGAAAGGAGAGCGGCCTTCATCAGCTGCGTTAGATTAAACGTGTTTTAATAAACAGCCTACAAATCCACCCTGAGCATCATTTCCATATGACTAATCATAAATATCTTGCATTAAGAGagttctctttgcttttttggtAATCATTGTGCTGATgtgcaatattttattcatgtggaaatgatgcacaTTTGAATCCAGCGCGTTCAGTGCATCCCTGTGCAGTGGAGTCTGTGTCCGCGCTGTTTTCCTTTAGAATCGGCTGCAGAAGTGACTCAGACCGTCTCCGATGAGAAAACAGAGGCCACATTAGTGTCTTTGTGTTGAGCTGGCCAGTTTTAATCCCTTACGCGTGGAAAAGAGACGAAAAGTTAATCGCAGATGGAAAGAGTGCAATCTTCAAATCTCAAGAGCAGCGAATTTGAATAGTTTCAAGTAGATCATTTTAACCTAATAATATCACGGAGCTTGTGAACTGTCTGTAGATCAATAATAAGTAACTGAGCGTCTGGTAAAAACgtaattcaattcagttcaactttgtcattacaCATTCAGGCGGTAGGCTACAGTATAACAAACACGCCCGGGCTCATTCTCTGCAGAGCGGTGCATAATTAATTAAGACAGGGACTTGAGTGCGCATGCACGAGATGGATGCCAGACAATAGGTATAcgcaaaataaatacaaaaacaataaatagacaGTAAATACAGAGGTAACCAAACGTGTACTGGCGCATAGAGCATATGTATGTGCAACATGTTCAAACTATATGCTGCGATTTTTAGGGGTGGTGTTCAGTAAATTATAGTGCGCATGTTAGTTCGAGTTCAGTCCAAGTATATAAACGTTCAAATCACGATGGTGATAATCGCGCTTGTGACGTGACGTGTTTCACAGGTCTTTAAAAACCAGAGCACTGCTGCAAAGCCAGATCACCCAAAGAAAACGTAGTAAAACCGTAAAACTGTTCTATATGGCTGCGATAAGAGCGCCTCTCTTCAGGCGCGCCCTGTGAACGTGTGCGCTTATCTGACCGATGGGCTGGATGCCATTGATGTGTTTGTCATGTAAATACAAGCCCTTTGATGGACACTCGCTACGCCCAAGTTGCTGCTGAAGGTCGCATCCCATTGGCGCACTTTTGGTCACATGACCTGTCACTTGGTTGATATGTAGCCGGATGGAACTTTTGGAGATTTGACGTACTGCTCCGAGGTTGCAGGGCACCAGGGCAACGCTTGACCCCCATTGAATTAACCACCGCTGGACAATCATACAGAATGAATTCTTACTTAGATTACACGACCTATAACCGCGGACCTAACCCCTTAAATGCCAAAGTTGGATGCTTCTCTTTGGATCAGGAGTACATGCAGAGCGCCTGTGCGAGCACCAACAGTTGCATAGCTGATGGGCGGCCGGCTGGAGGGAGCTCGCTCACACCGGCGCTGCATGAACCTCAAGGCATGGGCTACGCACATCAGGCGTCCCAGCCGTACCACATCAATCTGGATCTTGTTACAACGGGACAGGCCGGCTACGGCAAGCAGAACCGCGCTCACTTGGACTA
This portion of the Pygocentrus nattereri isolate fPygNat1 chromosome 13, fPygNat1.pri, whole genome shotgun sequence genome encodes:
- the LOC108413418 gene encoding homeobox protein Hox-B3-like isoform X1, yielding MQLMKPFQTMQSKLYNIGSGASFQSDGTLGHSDAPREDHRQKNVCPLLYLGNDTPNHLKKSSEDTTLLSLPGESHHSFIASPLHLPASPALHSSSLHSGHISTASKLSFTFDGKQIFPWMTESKRNPKQKSHSFCDASVNGSKRTRTAYTSAQLVELEKEFHFSRYLCRPRRLEMASLLNLSERQIKIWFQNRRMKHKKDNKLKRKPPSPNASPPRSLRTNVNNPPSETLNSQPVSAPQSRVSTSSQVFRNRVDSWCHTQRNRSTNDSNSPFVNDGDGVVFNDHGCFSYVEGNQGAFMTSCAPPIHRFTHFSHVLSHSRVEQHESCLNRKSWSSAQL